One Lytechinus variegatus isolate NC3 chromosome 11, Lvar_3.0, whole genome shotgun sequence DNA segment encodes these proteins:
- the LOC121424181 gene encoding uncharacterized protein LOC121424181 has translation MQFHNTACIKDEHTVRDMDSRLGYSVLRNFDYSQPFEEGVLNRGRHCHNNAHIVSKTCLDLFLPTSAVKTTSEHKAVRSDRRVCEESPNKGWEGSTSSLDSKCISGGKETLIKDQRNIRSEEVESTASSCTSGLNTTPNDLTSSDEIVKQRYINGAIGGKRPRPPPLVVFAYGGGWRRGDKQTWRHYISRWECNFSLAALVGCDRLYSNIGESFASQGFACAVLSYPIAPTPWFIHLIEMAISLAYALAYWILAAIFLLLVLEVLPMGYFWGIPPRVPAIPLIAGVITVSQWITLAIMISRELYLDRQHLSDKSKTMSLKMPIFIALAATFAMVSRLDIYTLAENNVLSLLLSGILLLAVQCLIFYFRQSTAFDLGPKLVTTAKGQVECISHALRWLVDYGRSTGRFDPESLVLMGHSAGGHLVTLIALDHHYLTDVGISPDVIKGVITLSAVHDLLSISKGFFYHIYLKPAFGTDPSYWATMSPIEYVKRLDENKNAPSAASQSSLHSSKSSVGESSSASSPSLSTIQFTDKTGASQ, from the exons ATGCAGTTTCACAATACAGCCTGTATTAAAGACGAACATACAGTGAGAGACATGGACAGCCGTTTGGGATATTCAGTACTCAGGAATTTTGACTATTCCCAACCATTTGAAGAAGGTGTTTTAAACCGAGGAAGACACTGTCATAACAATGCACATATCGTCAGCAAAACGTGCCTAGATTTATTCTTGCCAACTTCTGCTGTAAAGACGACGTCCGAGCACAAGGCGGTGCGTAGTGATCGTCGTGTGTGTGAAGAATCGCCAAACAAGGGATGGGAGGGTTCAACATCTTCTCTGGACAGCAAGTGCATTTCAGGCGGGAAAGAGACTTTGATAAAAGATCAAAGAAATATAAGAAGCGAGGAGGTAGAATCGACTGCCTCCTCTTGCACAAGTGGCCTTAACACCACTCCAAATGATCTAACTTCTTCCGACGAAATTGTAAAACAGCGTTATATAAATGGCGCAATCGGAGGCAAGCGACCACGCCCACCACCCCTTGTGGTGTTCGCATACGGTGGAGGATGGCGACGAGGCGACAAGCAAACCTGGCGCCACTACATATCACGATGGGAATGCAACTTTAGCCTGGCGGCCCTGGTCGGCTGTGACCGCTTATACAGCAACATCGGAGAGAGTTTTGCCAGTCAGGGATTTGCTTGTGCTGTCCTATCCTATCCGATCGCACCAACCCCGTGGTTTATTCATCTCATTGAGATGGCGATATCATTGGCGTACGCCCTCGCCTACTGGATTCTAGCAGCTATCTTCCTTCTGTTAGTCTTGGAGGTCTTGCCAATGGGTTACTTTTGGGGCATTCCTCCAAGAGTTCCAGCCATCCCTCTAATAGCAGGGGTGATTACAGTATCACAATGGATTACTCTTGCGATCATGATCTCTCGCGAGTTATACTTGGACAGGCAACATCTCTCAGACAAGAGCAAGACAATGTCACTAAAAATGCCAATTTTTATAGCACTTGCAGCAACATTCGCGATGGTGTCAAGACTAGACATTTACACATTGGCAGAAAACAATGTTCTCTCACTTTTACTCTCAGGAATACTACTTCTTGCCGTTCAATGCCTAATCTTCTATTTTAGGCAGTCAACGGCCTTTGACCTTGGGCCGAAACTGGTTACCACAGCGAAGGGTCAAGTGGAGTGCATATCTCATGCTTTGAGGTGGCTTGTAGACTATGGACGGTCAACCGGGCGCTTTGATCCAGAATCATTGGTCCTCATGGGTCACTCGGCTGGTGGACATCTGGTGACCCTTATAGCCCTTGACCATCACTATCTGACTGATGTTGGAATATCTCCAGATGTTATTAAG GGTGTTATCACTTTGTCAGCTGTGCATGATCTTCTGAGTATAAGCAAAGGATTCTTCTATCATATCTACCTAAAGCCAGCATTTGGAACAGATCCTTCTTACTGGGCAACCATGTCACCAATTGAATATGTCAAGCGGCTTGATGAGAATAAGAATGCACCTTCTGCTGCAAGCCAGTCTTCATTACATTCATCAAAGTCATCTGTAGGGGAATCGTCGTCTGCATCATCTCCTTCTTTGTCAACG